CATGCAAATGGAATAAATTATTCCCAGACTCTATCTCACAAAAAGACAAATAATTTCTTAGTTGTAGACTTTTTACATTTTGATACCTATGAGCTTTTACAACAAGGATTTGATTATATTGATATTGCCTATTTTGGTGGCATAAAAAATCAATTATCAGATTTAGTAAGTATTTCAAAATATTTTAAAGGGATAATTGTATTAACACTTGGAGCGGAAGGAAGTATAGCTATAAAAAATGGAGATATTTTTGAACAAGAAGCATTACCAATAAAAAAAGTTATTGACACAACAGGTTGTGGCGATGCTTTTCAAGCTGGCTTCTCCGCAGAGTATTATGTAACGAAAGATATAAAAAAAGCCTTATTAGTTGGAGCAACTTTAGGAAGAGAAGCAGCATCTAATTATGGTGGTGTTCCTTGGTTGTAAAATATGAAATCTAACAACTGCTTCAATCTGTTAATTCCTTTTGTCACACTTTTTACTTGTCGTCGCTTCGCTCTTCGGCAAAAACCACGCCAATGCAAGCAATGCAGGTTAAGCAAATGTAACACTTCCATCAAAACATAGGTCCCACTTTCCACACTGTGGGTTCAAATGTAAAATAGCTGGCTTCATGGGGTCGGGCTTTTCGCTTCAACTCCTCGCAGAACCTGCATAACCACGGCGATTGCCCAAAGCAATGGCTAAAGAATAAAAATTAGCCGATGGTATGAAACTGCATTAATTATAGTTTATATTTGGAATTGTAACTGCA
The nucleotide sequence above comes from Candidatus Delongbacteria bacterium. Encoded proteins:
- a CDS encoding carbohydrate kinase family protein; amino-acid sequence: MKIACFSVAAMDYFPQQKKYYAGGNSLNQAIRFRQLGHESSFIGALGTDTAGDQIEALLNKYHVDITHSYRIPGITACNELGNDGKGERTGIDGAWQNGVYGSFKLKESDWKYIENYDIWSTHANGINYSQTLSHKKTNNFLVVDFLHFDTYELLQQGFDYIDIAYFGGIKNQLSDLVSISKYFKGIIVLTLGAEGSIAIKNGDIFEQEALPIKKVIDTTGCGDAFQAGFSAEYYVTKDIKKALLVGATLGREAASNYGGVPWL